The sequence CCGCTCGCTTCGCGGCCGTCGGCCGTGCGTTGCGGCGCGTCGACGTGAACCTCACCGCCGATCAGGTCGCGGAGGCGCGATCGCTGATCGACCCGGTCGTCGCGAGCGCCGACTACGCCGGGAAGCCGATGGCTGCCGCCAACGCCTCGGTCCCCCTTCCCGCCGCTCCGCTCGTCGCGCTGTGGCAGCAGATCACGGTGCTGCGCGAGTGGCGCGGCGACGCGCATATCACCGTGCTCGCCGCCAACGGCCTCGGGCCGTGTGACTGCAACGTTCTGCAAACCGCGACAGGTCACTTCCCGGAAGCGATCGCGCGTGCCACCCGGCTGTGGGACGACGAGGAGGTGGCTGCGGCGACCACACGTCTCGCCGCCCGCGGCTGGCTCGACGCCGACGGCACCGCTACCGATGCCGGCATCACGGCGCGCGAGCGGATCGAGGTCGAGACCGACGAGCTCTGCGCCGCGTTGTGGACGCCGATCGGCGACACGGGGGTCCGCCGCCTCACTTCGCTCGTCCTGCCGATCCACGACGCGTTCACCGCGGCCGGGACATACCCCTTCCGCGTGGAGATGGGAGACTAGCGGTCCACCGCCGCAGAGGCCGTCAGGCAGGCCCCGTCCGCGTGCGGCCGCGACGCGCGGGCAGGCAGCGCGGGGTGACACTGGGGGGCTGGACCGGGTGCGAGGGCCGATGGCCCAGCGATCGCGGCCCTCCGGGCTCTCCCAGGGCCCGTCGGGCTCCGTCGCCGATTGCGGCGGGATTTCCGGTCCGCGCCGATGTACGGCAGTCCGAGGACGGTCCGCGCCGATGTACGGCAGTCCGGCGGCGGTCCGCGCCGGCTCAGGGCGCTAGCTCACGGTGGCGGTTCCGCGCAGGCCCACACTGCTCAGTCCCCGCCCGTGGCAGGAGCTGACGTTGGTGGTGGGCGCTGCCCGGCCAGCGATGTGCTGACCGGCCATCGGTCCCGAGGTGATGCGGCCGCTGAGGAACGAGTCGAGCGGTGTGTAGCCGCCCACGCCGGCCGCTGCGGGCGTCACGGACGAGCGTCCCACGACCCGTCCGGTTCGTCCCGGCCCGGAGTACCAGGTGATGGTGGCCGAGCCACGGACGCCGGTGACGCGCGTACAGGTGGCCCGGCCGCTGCCGCGTACGGTCAGGGTGCCGGAGCGGATGTTCTTCCGGCGGCCGTTCGGGGAGGTGCACTCGTTCAGGTTGACGGTGCCGCGTGCCGTCACGGTGCGTGGGCCGGCGGAGACCGCCGGGGAGAAAGTGACCGGCGCGGTGGTACGCATCGAGCAGCGGAGGGTGGCCGTCGCGCGGTTCGCGGGTGCCGTGTCCGGGGCGGCGGTGGCCGCCGGACCGGTGAGGCTGACGGCCAGCATCGTGGCCACCGCTGCCATCAGGGCGCGGGCCGGGTGGCGTTCGGTTCGGATTCCACGGGTCATCGGTGTGCTCCTTCGAGGCGTCGTACGAGGCGGTGAAGACGATCAGGTCCGCTTGTTTCCGCTCTGCCTAAAACTAGTGACTTTGTTGCGTTGTCAGCGTGTTGAGCAGGTTTTCGTCACTTGTTCGGCCCATGAGTCGTTGGGCGTCGGCAGAGCCGTGTGAATCCGTCGGCGCCGTCCCCGCCCCGAGAAGAGGCCGCATGCCCCAGCGAACCCAGCCGTCAGCCGGCGTCCCGTCCGCCCGTGCCCGGACGCCGTGGTCCGAGGTCTGCGTCCGGCGGGCCGTTGCCCGGCCCTGGCCGGTGATGTGCGCGGCGGCGTTGATCGGGCTGCTGTGCGTGCTGGCCGCCGTCGGTGGCACCTCCTCCTTCTCCAGCGGCGGCTACATCGCCCCGGGAACCGAAGCCGCTCGCGCCGAGTCGGAGCTGGCGCGCCGCTTCGACGCGCCTGTGCCGGACGTCGTCCTGCGGGTGCGCTTCCCGGGACGGGCCACCGATGCGAGGGCCGCCGCACTCGGGCGGGATCTGACGCGTGAGGCGGCGAGCCGCCCCGGCGTGCGCGAGGTGCTGTCGTACTGGACGACGGGACAGGGACGGCTGCTGTCCGGTGACCGCCGCTCCGCTTTGATCACCCTCGACCTGCGAGGTGACGAGAACGAGGCCGCGCGCACCGCCGCGACGCTCGTCCCGCACCTCACCCGGCACCGGCCGGGAGTCCAGGTCAGCGCCACCGGAACGGCTTGGGTCATGGCGCAGGCCACCCGGCTCAGCCGGACGGAGCTGATCCGTGCCGAGCTGGTCGGGGTTCCCCTGACGGGTCTGGTGCTGCTGGTCGCGTTCGGTT comes from Streptomyces sp. SCL15-4 and encodes:
- a CDS encoding SCO6745 family protein, whose translation is MHLAGTFARADMDLDAVREVSLAINATHLFVYFVPEAPEEAARLGVTEYAPAYCAFRSAPMGAVPWQVTLAVFYNFSPRSVRAMTGVWDTATPKEWQAARFAAVGRALRRVDVNLTADQVAEARSLIDPVVASADYAGKPMAAANASVPLPAAPLVALWQQITVLREWRGDAHITVLAANGLGPCDCNVLQTATGHFPEAIARATRLWDDEEVAAATTRLAARGWLDADGTATDAGITARERIEVETDELCAALWTPIGDTGVRRLTSLVLPIHDAFTAAGTYPFRVEMGD